A stretch of the Sulfurimonas sp. HSL-1656 genome encodes the following:
- a CDS encoding NYN domain-containing protein gives MNQQHLAVLIDADNSQPSIIEGLLDEIAQYGVASVKRIYGDWTSTQLKGWKPHLLEHGIQPIQQFGYTTGKNATDSAMIIDAMDLLYTGKFDGFCIVSSDSDFTRLASRIRESGVSVYGFGERKTPKPFVSACDKFVYTENLRKDRIAKAQIDVTKEQKLIALLRDAVDDAADYSGWANMGMIGQIVANKQPDFDPRSYGFTKLGELIRATGAFEFKDDDPLSNTRGIFVHNKRQKRRYN, from the coding sequence GTGAACCAGCAGCACCTCGCCGTCCTTATCGACGCGGACAACTCCCAGCCCTCCATCATCGAGGGCCTCCTCGATGAGATCGCCCAGTACGGCGTCGCCAGCGTCAAGCGCATCTACGGCGACTGGACCTCGACGCAGCTCAAAGGGTGGAAACCCCATCTGCTCGAACACGGCATCCAGCCCATCCAGCAGTTCGGCTACACCACCGGCAAGAACGCAACCGACAGCGCCATGATCATCGACGCGATGGACCTGCTCTATACCGGGAAATTCGACGGCTTCTGCATCGTTTCCAGCGACAGCGACTTCACCCGCCTCGCCTCCCGCATCCGGGAGAGCGGTGTGAGCGTCTACGGCTTCGGCGAGCGCAAGACCCCCAAGCCCTTCGTCAGCGCCTGCGACAAGTTCGTCTACACGGAGAACCTCAGAAAGGACCGCATCGCCAAAGCGCAGATCGACGTTACCAAGGAGCAGAAGCTCATCGCCCTGCTGCGCGACGCCGTCGACGACGCCGCCGACTACTCGGGGTGGGCGAACATGGGTATGATCGGGCAGATCGTCGCGAATAAACAGCCCGATTTCGACCCGCGCAGCTACGGCTTCACCAAGCTCGGCGAGCTGATCCGGGCCACCGGGGCGTTCGAGTTCAAAGACGACGACCCGCTGAGCAACACCCGCGGCATCTTCGTGCACAACAAACGCCAGAAAAGGAGATACAACTGA
- a CDS encoding tetratricopeptide repeat protein has product MTLFQIILFAASAFFAWQIYKFVQSLGDGETKLPSHTDTPPEPEPARPVHPGAQEIDTLIDKADTAYGEGNLSEARVYLERAEKQDPDNPEVLNKLGFILYKEGENEEALQKYNRSLTLDPGDDLTHNAVAAVLRKLGRLDEAQEHYKSAVDIDDSFEETYYNYGRLLIEKGDLEGARMMFEKALELRPDYPEAAEALERL; this is encoded by the coding sequence TTGACCCTCTTCCAGATTATCCTTTTCGCGGCATCCGCATTTTTCGCGTGGCAGATCTATAAATTCGTCCAGTCCCTCGGAGACGGGGAGACGAAACTCCCTTCCCATACGGACACACCGCCCGAACCCGAACCGGCACGCCCCGTCCACCCCGGCGCCCAGGAGATCGACACCCTGATCGACAAGGCGGATACGGCCTACGGCGAGGGGAACCTTTCCGAAGCGAGGGTCTACCTGGAACGGGCGGAAAAACAGGACCCCGACAACCCGGAGGTGCTGAACAAGCTCGGCTTTATCCTCTATAAAGAGGGGGAGAACGAAGAGGCCCTGCAGAAATACAACCGCTCGCTCACCCTCGATCCGGGTGACGACCTGACCCACAACGCCGTTGCCGCCGTGCTGCGGAAACTGGGGCGGCTCGACGAGGCGCAGGAGCACTACAAAAGCGCCGTCGACATCGACGACAGTTTCGAAGAGACCTACTACAACTACGGCCGCCTCCTGATCGAAAAAGGCGATTTGGAAGGGGCCCGCATGATGTTTGAAAAAGCGCTGGAGCTGCGCCCGGACTATCCCGAAGCGGCCGAAGCCCTGGAGCGGCTGTAG
- the pgeF gene encoding peptidoglycan editing factor PgeF, with amino-acid sequence MITSKLLAEAEGLLHGFTERQGGGSDAPYASLNLAYHVGDDAVVVDANHALLAEQFGYAPERLVHMRQVHSDRIVRCTPEMGFESRPECDALMTDIGGQPLMVMVADCTPVLLFDPRRRAVAAVHAGRAGALKNIVGKTVAAMHDAYGSNPADLLAVLGPSIGSCCYEIGPEVAAEVEAAGCGTALSLRDGRRYLDVNRILVQQLEAAGLSAGHIDLLAACTACATDRFFSYRAEGGTTGRQAGVIVLK; translated from the coding sequence GTGATCACGTCGAAGCTCCTCGCCGAAGCTGAAGGCCTCTTGCACGGGTTTACCGAACGGCAGGGGGGCGGCAGCGACGCCCCGTATGCCTCGCTCAACCTCGCCTACCACGTCGGGGACGATGCCGTCGTCGTCGATGCGAACCACGCCCTGCTGGCCGAACAGTTCGGCTACGCGCCTGAACGGCTCGTGCATATGCGCCAGGTCCACTCGGACCGGATCGTGCGCTGCACCCCGGAGATGGGCTTCGAAAGCCGGCCCGAATGCGACGCGCTGATGACCGACATCGGGGGACAGCCGCTGATGGTGATGGTCGCCGACTGCACCCCCGTGCTGCTGTTCGATCCGCGCCGCCGCGCCGTTGCCGCCGTGCATGCGGGCCGGGCCGGGGCGCTCAAAAACATCGTCGGCAAGACCGTGGCCGCGATGCACGACGCCTACGGCAGCAACCCCGCCGACCTGCTAGCGGTGCTTGGCCCCTCGATCGGGAGCTGCTGCTACGAGATCGGGCCGGAGGTCGCCGCCGAAGTCGAAGCGGCCGGCTGCGGCACGGCCCTCTCCCTCCGGGACGGCCGCCGCTACCTGGACGTCAACCGCATCCTCGTGCAACAGCTTGAAGCGGCGGGCCTTTCGGCCGGCCATATCGACCTTCTCGCCGCCTGTACCGCCTGCGCTACCGACCGCTTTTTCTCCTACCGGGCCGAAGGGGGAACGACGGGGCGCCAAGCGGGCGTCATTGTGCTAAAATAG
- the waaA gene encoding lipid IV(A) 3-deoxy-D-manno-octulosonic acid transferase: protein MKPFSLIYFLLSALLYVAALPLLLLFSLRPKYRRSIPARFFLRHNPPLAPGGIWFHACSVGETRALKPLLDPLTPDDVRITTITQTGQDVAGGYGVQHRYLPYELFMPFWVRPQRALVVLEAEFWYLLFAVARARGARVILLNARLSERSFPKYQKLRWFYRRLFARVDKVFCQSEDDKARFEQLGAANIEVIGNIKLAQRVTAAKTYAKPEGETIVAASTHEGEEAMILEAFRSRYADHPDSRLLVVPRHPERFDAVWEMLHQQCDGERIARWSRDGGIDALQENVFVLVDVMGELNNLYAISDIAVLGGAFKADVGGHNPLEPAHFGCRTITGTHFFNQRELMRYVDHIAVVENDALTETLRQAEQLRPAAINGSVDLQPFFDYLDKESIS from the coding sequence ATGAAGCCGTTTTCACTCATCTATTTCCTGCTCAGCGCCCTGCTCTACGTTGCCGCACTGCCCCTGCTGTTGCTGTTCAGCCTGCGTCCGAAATACCGCCGTTCGATCCCGGCACGCTTTTTTCTCAGGCACAACCCGCCGTTGGCGCCGGGAGGGATCTGGTTCCATGCCTGTTCCGTCGGCGAAACGCGCGCGCTGAAGCCGCTGCTCGATCCGTTAACGCCGGATGACGTCCGCATCACGACCATCACGCAGACCGGCCAGGACGTCGCCGGAGGGTACGGTGTGCAGCACCGCTACCTCCCCTACGAGCTCTTCATGCCGTTCTGGGTCAGACCCCAGCGCGCGCTCGTCGTGCTCGAAGCGGAATTCTGGTACCTGCTTTTTGCCGTCGCCCGCGCCAGAGGCGCCCGCGTCATCCTGCTCAATGCCCGGCTCTCCGAGCGCAGTTTCCCCAAATACCAGAAGCTGCGCTGGTTCTACCGCCGCCTCTTTGCACGGGTGGACAAGGTCTTCTGCCAGAGCGAAGACGACAAAGCCCGCTTCGAGCAGCTGGGCGCCGCCAATATCGAAGTGATCGGCAACATCAAACTGGCGCAACGTGTCACCGCGGCAAAGACGTACGCCAAACCCGAGGGCGAGACGATCGTGGCTGCCAGCACCCACGAGGGGGAGGAGGCGATGATCCTCGAGGCCTTCCGTTCCCGTTACGCCGATCATCCCGACAGCCGCCTGCTGGTCGTTCCCCGCCACCCGGAGCGTTTTGATGCCGTCTGGGAGATGCTGCACCAGCAGTGCGACGGCGAACGTATCGCCCGCTGGAGCAGGGACGGCGGGATCGATGCGCTGCAAGAGAATGTTTTCGTGCTCGTGGACGTCATGGGCGAGCTCAACAATCTCTACGCCATCAGCGACATCGCCGTCCTCGGCGGGGCCTTCAAAGCGGACGTCGGAGGCCACAACCCGCTCGAACCGGCCCATTTCGGCTGCCGGACCATTACGGGGACCCACTTTTTCAACCAGCGCGAACTGATGCGCTACGTCGATCACATTGCCGTCGTCGAGAACGATGCGCTGACCGAAACGCTGCGGCAGGCCGAACAGCTGCGCCCCGCCGCCATCAACGGAAGCGTCGATCTCCAACCCTTTTTTGACTATCTCGACAAGGAGAGCATCTCATGA
- a CDS encoding Nif3-like dinuclear metal center hexameric protein, whose protein sequence is MTLQAVYEALDALSPFALQEKWDNSGLIVGDPAQEITTIVLSIDVDEALLERLEEGTLLITHHPLIFGGLDALDFTQYPAKLLQTMVKKSIANIAMHTNFDQTHLNRWVAEEILGQRAIEQEGFIAYFDVDTEFEAFARDVAERFGLAQLKTVRCHERLRRVALVTGSGASLMRGLRADCLLTGDIKYHDAMEANALRRSMIDIGHFESERFFPDVLAPHLKNFGLTVIISSSKNPFTYY, encoded by the coding sequence ATGACCCTACAGGCCGTCTACGAGGCGCTTGACGCGCTTTCGCCTTTTGCACTGCAGGAGAAGTGGGACAACTCCGGCCTCATCGTCGGCGACCCGGCGCAGGAGATCACGACTATAGTGCTCAGCATCGACGTCGACGAGGCGCTGCTGGAGCGCCTGGAAGAAGGCACACTCCTCATCACCCACCACCCGCTGATCTTCGGGGGGCTCGACGCGCTCGATTTCACGCAGTACCCGGCCAAACTGTTGCAGACGATGGTCAAAAAGAGCATCGCGAACATCGCAATGCACACGAACTTCGACCAGACCCACCTCAACCGCTGGGTCGCAGAGGAGATCCTCGGGCAGCGTGCGATCGAGCAGGAGGGTTTCATCGCCTATTTCGACGTCGACACGGAGTTCGAGGCCTTTGCCCGCGACGTCGCCGAGCGTTTCGGGCTCGCGCAGCTCAAAACCGTCCGGTGCCACGAACGTCTCCGCCGCGTCGCCCTGGTGACGGGCTCCGGTGCCTCCCTGATGCGCGGACTCCGGGCCGACTGCCTGCTCACCGGCGATATCAAGTACCACGACGCCATGGAGGCCAATGCCCTCAGACGCTCCATGATCGACATCGGCCACTTTGAAAGCGAACGCTTTTTCCCCGATGTCCTTGCCCCGCATTTGAAAAATTTCGGATTAACGGTTATAATTTCGTCATCGAAAAACCCGTTCACATATTATTGA
- a CDS encoding Ig-like domain-containing protein, with translation MKRSVYRWGLMGIIGVGMMLLLAACGRDSAFDGPVNGGELIVTIDPAEGDVNIPINKVITAKFNKEMNVSTVNDATFYLLDENGTKVSADIKFYGTDTRLFTLTSQSDLAKDSNYTVYVTRGVKASDGYLLAEDNVIHFTTGTLKYLQVTVLPSDGDTNVSVGAHMLGSFNEAVNAATLTATNIFLRDGNGSLVDGTIDYADIGSDHLMTFTPSAPLDYNATYTFTIKQPVTALSGIELEYDSVNSFTTGPLKLVKAAVFSMASTPVSVDTNNSDLLGGVLGGLVGAQTSVDVAGTGGLVDISLGFPALVSDLGGELNVTTVQELLDSNITLDAMLHVIAEQLGGIDAIEAQRFINALMADVEASELSNAPISIGSLLQFPVDTLPLDLNDVLAMTGVSSAQLSVQSLLSGVNQALAPTLSNPIEIPLYLPLLTDETSGLRLQVVSPPTIALMAEGDTIHSASTRLQLNLKVGGILGDLLGALNTGLDGEGSVSSDLVNLPLYLELGSSVGSLTTLNNNEVAMSVQNGLATLVIGTIPDDQFFSQAPLSPEDVGAADLVNLLGLVKVSVKAYAAGVANSGAINFVPVDMQQMQSINAPTGSTTDALLNTLIGNLELTITLLGIPLDVSGLLGDLLNPLLSILLPLLTPLLDTVTGLLGASIGKADVTMMSLVYGY, from the coding sequence ATGAAGCGATCGGTGTATCGATGGGGGCTGATGGGGATCATCGGCGTAGGAATGATGCTGCTGCTGGCTGCCTGCGGGCGGGACAGCGCATTTGACGGACCGGTCAACGGCGGTGAACTGATAGTGACGATAGATCCGGCGGAGGGGGATGTCAACATCCCGATCAATAAAGTCATAACGGCCAAATTCAACAAAGAGATGAACGTCTCGACGGTGAACGATGCCACATTCTATCTGCTGGACGAAAACGGAACCAAAGTCTCTGCCGACATCAAATTCTACGGAACGGATACCCGTCTCTTTACCTTGACGTCACAGAGCGATCTCGCGAAAGATTCGAATTACACCGTCTATGTCACCCGGGGCGTCAAAGCGAGTGACGGCTACCTGCTCGCCGAAGACAATGTGATCCATTTCACGACGGGGACGTTGAAATACTTGCAGGTAACGGTCCTGCCCAGTGACGGCGATACCAACGTCTCCGTCGGGGCGCACATGTTGGGCAGTTTCAACGAAGCGGTCAATGCGGCGACGCTGACCGCTACCAATATCTTCCTGCGCGACGGCAACGGAAGCCTCGTCGACGGTACGATCGATTATGCCGATATCGGCAGTGATCACCTGATGACCTTTACACCGTCGGCCCCGCTGGATTACAATGCGACGTATACCTTTACGATCAAGCAGCCCGTCACGGCGCTTAGCGGAATCGAGCTGGAGTATGACAGCGTGAACAGCTTTACGACGGGCCCGCTGAAGCTGGTCAAGGCGGCCGTCTTCTCCATGGCGTCGACCCCTGTATCTGTCGATACGAACAACTCCGACCTGCTCGGCGGCGTACTCGGCGGCCTTGTGGGAGCGCAGACATCCGTGGATGTCGCCGGAACAGGTGGACTGGTCGACATCAGTCTCGGCTTCCCGGCGCTGGTATCGGATCTGGGCGGCGAGCTGAATGTGACAACGGTACAGGAGCTGCTCGACAGCAACATTACGCTGGATGCGATGCTGCATGTCATTGCGGAGCAGCTGGGCGGTATTGACGCTATAGAGGCGCAAAGGTTTATCAATGCGCTCATGGCCGACGTGGAAGCTTCTGAGCTCAGCAACGCCCCTATCAGTATCGGCAGCCTGCTGCAGTTCCCGGTCGACACGCTGCCGCTTGATTTGAACGACGTGCTGGCGATGACAGGCGTCTCCTCTGCGCAGTTGAGTGTACAGTCGCTGCTCTCCGGCGTCAACCAAGCGCTGGCCCCTACACTGAGCAATCCGATCGAAATCCCGCTCTACCTGCCGCTGCTGACGGATGAAACCAGCGGACTGAGACTGCAGGTCGTCTCTCCGCCGACGATCGCACTGATGGCCGAAGGCGACACGATCCACTCCGCATCGACACGCCTGCAGCTCAATCTGAAAGTCGGCGGTATTCTCGGGGATCTTCTCGGCGCTCTGAACACGGGGCTGGACGGAGAAGGATCGGTCAGTTCTGATCTGGTCAACCTGCCGCTCTACCTCGAACTCGGCTCGTCGGTCGGAAGTCTGACGACGCTGAACAACAATGAAGTCGCCATGAGTGTCCAGAACGGATTGGCCACACTCGTGATAGGAACGATCCCCGACGATCAGTTCTTTTCGCAGGCACCGCTCTCCCCGGAAGATGTCGGTGCGGCCGATCTTGTCAACCTCCTTGGGCTGGTGAAAGTGAGTGTCAAAGCCTACGCCGCCGGGGTCGCCAATAGCGGTGCGATCAATTTCGTCCCGGTCGATATGCAGCAGATGCAGAGCATTAATGCGCCGACGGGGTCGACGACGGATGCCCTGCTCAATACCCTGATCGGCAACCTGGAGCTCACCATTACGCTGCTGGGCATTCCGCTTGACGTTTCCGGTCTGCTGGGCGACCTGCTCAATCCGCTGCTCTCCATACTGCTGCCGCTGCTCACACCGCTGCTCGACACGGTCACGGGGCTGCTGGGTGCCAGCATCGGCAAGGCGGACGTGACCATGATGAGCCTGGTGTACGGTTATTAA
- a CDS encoding OmpA family protein, translating into MKMKRTAATVFMVAAALQGEAVERIAMPGPYLGANLGYATGSVSLSTAEKEVCQGDPACYVTDGSADEDSFGAKLFGGYLFNQYFAVEGGYFNLGELSFKSVTNTAETYKGTLSAQGINMDVVGHLPVFDALSLFARIGVLYGEMSKDYSYSGGTLLVNGVPKDMHVTKWDVGYKLGAGIQFDFTPALGVRGEWEGYHLAEAGSSSDYDVNLYSVGVVYRFGIPEPEPEKVVVVKEVPVPGEGTVLEKEVVKEVEVVKEVPKPVIIKKPTERVVLASDTLFDFDKSDVKPQGDAALKQLVQRLQKNDRLVVVGHTDSVGTEVYNMKLSQRRANAVRSRLIGLGIAAGQIETRAMGESSPVATNETDAGRTANRRVEIEVYAAPKNEE; encoded by the coding sequence ATGAAAATGAAACGGACGGCGGCGACGGTATTTATGGTGGCGGCAGCCCTTCAAGGAGAGGCGGTCGAACGTATTGCAATGCCCGGACCCTACCTGGGGGCGAACCTGGGGTATGCGACGGGATCGGTCTCACTGTCGACGGCCGAAAAAGAGGTGTGCCAGGGCGACCCTGCCTGTTATGTGACGGACGGGTCGGCGGATGAGGATTCGTTCGGTGCGAAACTCTTCGGCGGGTATCTGTTCAACCAGTACTTTGCCGTCGAAGGGGGATATTTCAACCTTGGCGAGCTCTCGTTCAAGAGTGTCACCAATACGGCGGAGACCTATAAAGGAACCCTGTCGGCACAGGGGATCAACATGGACGTGGTCGGCCACCTCCCGGTTTTTGACGCGCTTTCGCTCTTTGCACGTATCGGCGTGCTGTACGGCGAGATGAGCAAGGATTACAGTTACAGCGGCGGCACGCTGCTGGTCAACGGGGTGCCCAAAGATATGCATGTCACCAAATGGGATGTCGGGTACAAACTCGGTGCCGGCATACAGTTCGATTTCACCCCCGCACTCGGCGTACGCGGCGAATGGGAAGGGTACCACCTCGCCGAGGCCGGTTCCAGTTCGGATTATGACGTCAATCTCTACTCCGTCGGTGTCGTCTACCGCTTCGGGATCCCGGAGCCGGAGCCGGAAAAAGTCGTCGTGGTGAAAGAGGTGCCGGTCCCGGGCGAGGGAACGGTCCTGGAAAAAGAGGTCGTCAAAGAGGTCGAAGTCGTGAAAGAGGTGCCCAAACCGGTGATCATCAAGAAACCGACCGAGCGGGTTGTTCTGGCATCGGACACCCTGTTCGATTTCGACAAGTCAGACGTCAAGCCGCAGGGGGACGCCGCACTCAAACAGCTGGTCCAGCGGCTGCAGAAGAATGACCGCCTGGTGGTCGTCGGGCATACGGACAGCGTCGGGACGGAAGTGTACAATATGAAACTTTCCCAGCGGCGTGCAAACGCCGTCCGCAGCAGGCTGATCGGGCTCGGCATTGCGGCCGGCCAGATCGAAACCCGTGCCATGGGTGAAAGCAGCCCGGTGGCGACAAATGAAACGGATGCGGGGCGTACCGCCAACCGCCGCGTCGAGATCGAAGTCTACGCCGCGCCTAAAAACGAGGAGTAG
- a CDS encoding RNA pseudouridine synthase produces the protein MKKSPNDYRGQSKKLEAKNKIKSKAFAKKDAGRKKAAPQHAKNADEQESRYVQSRPSGPADKAYKLLAAQEGISNARAKELIDRGLVYVGNQKVMIARGELSLKTEFKVQKVERIRPIFENDDLIVVDKPAFLNADEVERQFKGTRLLHRLDRETSGVLMLVKNEAFREKAIEAFKNDEVYKEYIAWVEGVVTEEAVMDEPILTEKRHGKAHSKISKKGKPAVTEIFPLEVSAKKSKLKLIIHHGRTHQIRVHLRAFGHPIIGDEQYGGRRSQRVMLHAKKVELLGMTFETPEPKLFIHFSA, from the coding sequence ATGAAAAAATCCCCGAACGACTACCGCGGCCAAAGCAAAAAACTCGAAGCCAAGAACAAGATCAAATCCAAGGCCTTCGCCAAAAAAGACGCCGGCCGCAAAAAGGCCGCCCCGCAGCACGCCAAAAATGCCGATGAGCAGGAGAGCCGTTACGTCCAGTCGCGTCCGAGCGGCCCCGCCGACAAAGCCTATAAACTGCTGGCGGCCCAGGAGGGGATCTCCAACGCCAGGGCCAAGGAGCTGATCGACCGCGGCCTTGTCTATGTCGGGAACCAGAAGGTGATGATCGCACGGGGAGAGCTGTCGCTCAAGACGGAGTTCAAGGTCCAGAAAGTCGAGCGCATCCGGCCTATTTTCGAGAATGACGACCTCATCGTCGTCGACAAGCCCGCCTTCCTCAACGCCGACGAAGTCGAACGGCAGTTCAAGGGGACCCGGCTGCTGCACCGTCTCGACCGGGAAACGAGCGGGGTGCTGATGCTGGTCAAGAACGAGGCGTTCCGCGAGAAGGCGATCGAGGCCTTCAAGAACGACGAGGTCTACAAGGAGTATATCGCCTGGGTCGAGGGGGTCGTCACCGAAGAGGCCGTAATGGACGAGCCTATTCTGACGGAAAAACGCCACGGCAAAGCCCACTCCAAAATCTCCAAAAAGGGGAAGCCGGCCGTCACCGAGATCTTCCCGCTGGAAGTTTCCGCCAAAAAAAGCAAACTCAAGCTGATCATCCACCACGGGCGGACCCACCAGATCCGTGTCCACCTGCGCGCGTTCGGACACCCGATCATCGGCGACGAGCAGTACGGCGGACGCCGCAGCCAGCGCGTGATGCTGCACGCGAAGAAAGTCGAACTCCTCGGCATGACGTTCGAAACGCCCGAGCCGAAGCTCTTCATCCACTTCTCGGCCTGA
- a CDS encoding zinc ribbon domain-containing protein encodes MNKHLKQLIDLSKIDKEIDAFDPQIEAANHKYESALVKKEGLESNIDGLENEIKDEQLKHKKNELHLAELSQKLEENRKKSAEIKTEKEMKSLQLEEEIAKEQISFANEEIERLDRIIESKTERVNELKTQMEELDANLGSVKADVDAKLAEIDGERQQVFARKQELVSQMNQKGLSFYQKIRRWAKNTTAVPVRNQACMGCFMVISDKVYADVIKGEEITTCPHCGRILYLEEEATAEA; translated from the coding sequence GTGAACAAGCACCTCAAACAACTGATCGACCTCTCCAAGATCGACAAAGAGATCGACGCTTTCGACCCGCAGATCGAGGCGGCGAACCACAAATACGAATCGGCCCTTGTGAAAAAAGAGGGCCTTGAGAGCAATATCGACGGCCTCGAAAACGAGATCAAGGACGAGCAGCTCAAGCACAAGAAAAACGAGCTCCACCTGGCCGAACTCTCCCAGAAACTCGAAGAGAACCGTAAAAAAAGCGCGGAGATCAAGACCGAGAAAGAGATGAAATCCCTCCAGCTCGAGGAAGAGATTGCCAAGGAGCAGATCAGCTTCGCCAACGAAGAGATCGAGCGCCTCGACCGCATCATCGAAAGCAAGACCGAGCGTGTCAATGAACTCAAAACCCAGATGGAAGAGCTCGACGCGAACCTCGGCAGCGTCAAAGCGGATGTCGATGCGAAACTCGCGGAGATCGACGGCGAACGCCAGCAGGTCTTTGCCCGCAAGCAGGAGCTCGTTTCCCAGATGAACCAGAAGGGTCTCTCCTTCTACCAGAAGATCCGCCGCTGGGCGAAAAACACCACGGCCGTCCCGGTACGCAACCAGGCGTGTATGGGCTGCTTCATGGTCATCAGCGACAAGGTCTACGCCGACGTCATCAAGGGTGAAGAGATCACAACCTGTCCGCACTGCGGACGTATCCTCTACCTCGAAGAGGAAGCGACTGCCGAAGCGTAA
- a CDS encoding apolipoprotein N-acyltransferase: MMFRAREGDRVMEASRRRLPFFQSLTLAFAIAFAFSAFIYIDYFALPHIAAVETLLALGAYYGLLAAPRRTVLQAGFLIGIFWFYWIGFSFRYYGMPWAMPLMTLLFGVVYLLYFGVLALSEHPFIRAVLLFGLTYVAPMGFNWMVPELPLLHSYLGFEKWQFALILVALAAVATLKTPLRFGALLLLAGAYAPAYTPPSPPPLKIKLAATAVPQELKWEPSNRMPTILGNFARIDDAAQEGYDLIILPESVFPLFLNKAPELIEELKARSEKIAIVTGALLFEDGNNYNVTYFFHNGKMEVAKKMVLVPFGEYIPLPKWLGGWVNEVVFDGASDYLAADHPTDFLLGGTLFRNAVCYEATTDALFAGNPAYMIAISNNAWFTPSIEPTLQRLLMTYYARRHHTLIFHVANAAGTGIIE; this comes from the coding sequence ATGATGTTCCGCGCCAGAGAGGGGGACCGGGTCATGGAAGCCTCGCGGAGACGGCTGCCGTTTTTTCAATCGCTGACCCTTGCCTTTGCGATCGCCTTTGCGTTCTCGGCCTTTATCTATATCGACTATTTCGCCCTGCCGCACATTGCCGCCGTCGAAACCCTCCTCGCCCTCGGGGCGTATTACGGGCTGCTCGCAGCACCGCGCCGCACCGTCCTGCAGGCGGGTTTCCTGATCGGCATCTTCTGGTTCTACTGGATCGGCTTCAGCTTCCGCTACTACGGCATGCCCTGGGCGATGCCGCTGATGACCCTGCTTTTCGGGGTCGTCTACCTGCTCTATTTCGGCGTTCTCGCCCTAAGTGAACATCCGTTCATACGTGCCGTTCTGCTCTTCGGGCTCACCTATGTCGCCCCCATGGGCTTCAACTGGATGGTCCCGGAGCTGCCGCTCCTGCACAGCTATCTCGGTTTTGAAAAATGGCAGTTCGCCCTCATCCTCGTCGCGCTCGCCGCCGTGGCAACGCTGAAGACGCCACTGCGTTTCGGTGCCCTGCTGCTGCTTGCCGGCGCCTACGCCCCCGCCTATACGCCGCCCTCCCCGCCGCCGCTCAAGATCAAGCTCGCCGCGACGGCCGTCCCCCAGGAGCTTAAATGGGAACCCTCCAACCGCATGCCGACCATCCTGGGAAATTTTGCGCGCATCGACGACGCCGCGCAGGAAGGCTACGACCTCATCATTCTTCCGGAGTCGGTTTTCCCGCTTTTCCTGAACAAGGCGCCCGAGCTGATCGAGGAGCTCAAAGCGCGTTCGGAAAAGATCGCCATTGTGACAGGGGCACTGCTCTTTGAGGACGGCAACAATTACAACGTCACCTACTTCTTTCACAACGGGAAAATGGAGGTCGCCAAGAAGATGGTCCTCGTCCCCTTCGGCGAGTACATCCCCCTGCCCAAATGGCTGGGCGGCTGGGTTAACGAGGTGGTCTTCGACGGGGCGTCGGACTACCTCGCCGCGGATCACCCCACCGACTTCCTCCTCGGCGGCACCCTCTTCCGCAACGCCGTCTGCTACGAAGCGACGACCGACGCCCTTTTTGCCGGCAATCCGGCGTACATGATCGCCATCAGCAACAACGCCTGGTTCACCCCGTCGATCGAACCGACGCTGCAGCGGCTCCTGATGACCTACTACGCCAGACGCCACCACACCCTTATTTTCCACGTGGCCAACGCCGCGGGGACGGGGATAATAGAGTGA